ACCAGGAACACGCCGGATGCCTCTTTGGACTTCTTTCTTAAGGAGAGGCTGGCATTGTCGCAAGCGACCGCCGTCTCGATATCTCCTCTTACGGATCCTATAGATCCGTCATCGGTAACAAACTTCATAACTAGCAGCTTTGTATTGATTACGGCCTCGAAGTCGTTGATCGTCTTccttcccaagatgatgttATAGGCAGTCGAGTCTCGGAGGATCACGAACTCGGCCATCGCCGACCTTCGACCCTGGGATTGTCCCAACGAGATTGGCAAGGATATCACTCCGTCCGGCTTAATGAAATGATCCCCTAGCCCTATGACCCCGTGTTGGTGAGTCGTCAGATCGGCGTCTTTGAGCCCTAGCGCGTCAAATACATTGCGGAACATGATGTTCGAGTCCGCCTCTGTATCAACGAGGATGcgtttgacgaggccggttcccacCCGGGCCGTGATGACCATGGGTGGGTTTTCCGGGGAGTCGTCGAACCATTGGTCTTCCGGGCCGAAGGAGATGAGCGGAGGCTTCTCAGAGCTTTGCATCGATGAGGAGGAAATCGACAGTATCTTTGTATCTTTCTTGTGTGCGGATCTGGATCTGGGTGCAGCGTTTTTGGCCGTCACTACGTTTATTACAGTGAGGCCGTGATCTCCGCCTTCTGGCTCTGGCCGTCGCTTGGCCGAACGGGTTTTGCCTTCCTCATCTTCGTCGCGATAACGTCTCCTTGGCTCCCTGATAAGGTGGGAGAATGCTGCTAGTTTGCCTTCTCTTATCGCTTGTTCGAGTGCGTCCTTTAGGTCAAAACAGTCCTGCGTCAGGTGACCGTAACCTTTGTGGTAGTCGCAATAGAGGTTTTTGTTCCCTCCGGTGCGGTCCTTGAGCGGTCGGGCCTTCGGCAGGATTCCTTTCTCTGCTATTTGTTGGTACACTTCCACGATGGGGAGCgtgaggggggtgtagttggtGAATTTCCCGACTCGGGGGAATGTCCTCGGCGTCTTGTTTGGCACCTCTTCCCTGGTTCGCTCCTTTGGCCTGTCCCCGTTCCCGTGCTGCGGTGGTTGATTGTAGCCGGACTGCCGTTTGTTGGCAGCCACAACTCGGCTGACTTCCTCATCGTTTATGTACTCTTTGGCTACCGTCTGGATCTCGTGCATCGTCCAAACCGGCTTCGTGGTAAGGTGTTTTCGGAAGttctcgttgaggaggccgttcgtTAAGCAAAGGCTGGCCACCGAATCGGTCAAGCCGTCGATTTCAAGGCATTCGTCGTTGAAACGATCTAGGTACCTCCTTGTCGGCTCTCCCTGTCTCTGGGTAACCCCCAGAAGGTTGATCGGGTGTTTTGCCTTCGCTATTCGTGTTGTAAATTGGGCCAGGAACGCGCGGCTCATGTCCGAGAAGCTGTAGATGGACCCCTGTGGAAGGCCGTTAAACCACCTGATCGCGGGTCCCGCTAAGGTTACCGGGAAGGCGCGACATCTTACCTCGTCCCCTACCCCCTCCAGATTCATCCTGGCCTCGAAGGCCGTGATGTGTTCTAGAGGGTCTTGGGTtccgtcgtacctcatgtccgttggtttgtcgaagtgtttcggcaACCGGACTTTGAGGATAGATCGGTGGAATGGGGTGGCGCCCATTATCACGGGTTGTCGTGTTCTCCCGTCCTCGTCTT
Above is a genomic segment from Arachis stenosperma cultivar V10309 chromosome 1, arast.V10309.gnm1.PFL2, whole genome shotgun sequence containing:
- the LOC130981723 gene encoding uncharacterized protein LOC130981723 translates to MQELRHRVQNLERQLANRERDGRTTDPSYTPSPEREEEDSHRSRPRRTPASRTEAESTREESPIPRRRNDTIIYSRGRSTRRAARDREDEDGRTRQPVIMGATPFHRSILKVRLPKHFDKPTDMRYDGTQDPLEHITAFEARMNLEGVGDEVRCRAFPVTLAGPAIRWFNGLPQGSIYSFSDMSRAFLAQFTTRIAKAKHPINLLGVTQRQGEPTRRYLDRFNDECLEIDGLTDSVASLCLTNGLLNENFRKHLTTKPVWTMHEIQTVAKEYINDEEVSRVVAANKRQSGYNQPPQHGNGDRPKERTREEVPNKTPRTFPRVGKFTNYTPLTLPIVEVYQQIAEKGILPKARPLKDRTGGNKNLYCDYHKGYGHLTQDCFDLKDALEQAIREGKLAAFSHLIREPRRRYRDEDEEGKTRSAKRRPEPEGGDHGLTVINVVTAKNAAPRSRSAHKKDTKILSISSSSMQSSEKPPLISFGPEDQWFDDSPENPPMVITARVGTGLVKRILVDTEADSNIMFRNVFDALGLKDADLTTHQHGVIGLGDHFIKPDGVISLPISLGQSQGRRSAMAEFVILRDSTAYNIILGRKTINDFEAVINTKLLVMKFVTDDGSIGSVRGDIETAVACDNASLSLRKKSKEASGVFLVDLDARVDDRPRPEPEGDLEKFRFGDEEDRFTFVNAS